A stretch of Amycolatopsis balhimycina FH 1894 DNA encodes these proteins:
- a CDS encoding class I SAM-dependent DNA methyltransferase: MTWLADTATSYDTVADSYADFVSDALEKEPYLKAALTLFAAQVDGPALDAGCGPGHFTAYLASLGVDASGIDLSPGMIDLARRSHPDLRFEVGSMTDLALPGASVAGVLASWSLIHIPDESVPVTLGHFHRVLRPGGRLMIGYHVGAGTRLKTQGYGGHPMRVNVHLRQPWWLARRVREAGFTVDAEWLLNPAAEVPQAILFASK; this comes from the coding sequence ATGACCTGGCTCGCGGACACCGCCACCTCGTACGACACGGTGGCGGACAGCTACGCGGATTTCGTGTCGGACGCACTCGAGAAGGAGCCATACCTCAAGGCGGCGCTGACACTGTTCGCAGCGCAGGTCGACGGGCCGGCGCTGGACGCCGGCTGCGGCCCGGGGCACTTCACGGCGTACCTGGCTTCGCTGGGGGTCGACGCGTCCGGCATCGACCTCTCGCCGGGGATGATCGACCTGGCCCGCCGGTCGCACCCGGACCTGCGGTTCGAGGTGGGGTCGATGACGGACCTCGCGCTGCCCGGCGCGTCGGTCGCGGGTGTGCTGGCGTCCTGGTCGCTGATCCACATCCCGGACGAGTCGGTGCCGGTGACGCTGGGCCACTTCCACCGCGTGCTCCGGCCGGGTGGCCGCCTGATGATCGGCTACCACGTCGGCGCGGGCACCCGGCTGAAGACCCAGGGCTACGGCGGGCACCCGATGCGGGTCAACGTCCACCTCCGGCAGCCGTGGTGGCTGGCCCGGCGGGTGCGGGAAGCCGGCTTCACCGTGGACGCGGAATGGCTGCTGAACCCCGCGGCCGAAGTGCCTCAGGCGATCTTGTTCGCTTCGAAATAG
- a CDS encoding SPFH domain-containing protein, protein MFGYRVPAPNEAMLISGGNSKSASPFRVVTGHGAFVMPVFRKVRFLTLAMCEAEVTEVCVTKQAIALTVRAVIAFKVGNDTESIVNAGQRFLSDQDQMSVLTGRIFAGHLRSIIGSMTVEEIITERQKLATEVLDGSAVEMAKIGLTVDALQIQSIDDMKLGYIAAMAAPHNAAIQRDAQIAQAVANKTAAEAEQESQRTQAEYARQTSIVQARYRAEVEAAQAQAAQAGPLAQAKAQQEVIDARTELAQREAELRQQQLVAEVIKPADAEAERIRILAIAEAEKMRVQAEAAASNNRVALDRMLIDQLPQIVKEAGRGLSGANVNILNGADGLGEMAAGLVGQGLSILDSVKRGLSTPPAPAGAPEDNGHAPTPARGELTQS, encoded by the coding sequence ATGTTCGGTTACCGCGTGCCGGCGCCCAACGAGGCGATGCTGATCTCCGGGGGCAACAGCAAGAGCGCGTCGCCGTTCCGGGTCGTCACGGGCCACGGGGCGTTCGTCATGCCCGTGTTCCGGAAAGTCCGGTTCCTCACGCTCGCCATGTGCGAGGCGGAAGTGACCGAAGTGTGCGTGACGAAGCAGGCCATCGCCCTCACCGTCCGGGCGGTGATCGCGTTCAAGGTCGGCAACGACACCGAGAGCATCGTCAACGCCGGCCAGCGGTTCCTCTCCGACCAGGACCAGATGTCCGTGCTGACCGGCCGGATCTTCGCCGGCCACCTGCGGTCCATCATCGGGTCGATGACGGTCGAGGAGATCATCACCGAGCGGCAGAAGCTGGCGACCGAGGTGCTGGACGGCTCGGCCGTCGAGATGGCGAAGATCGGCCTCACCGTCGACGCCCTGCAGATCCAGTCGATCGACGACATGAAGCTCGGCTACATCGCCGCGATGGCCGCGCCGCACAACGCCGCCATCCAGCGGGACGCGCAGATCGCGCAGGCCGTGGCGAACAAGACCGCGGCGGAGGCCGAACAGGAGTCGCAGCGGACGCAGGCGGAGTACGCCCGGCAGACGTCGATCGTGCAGGCGCGGTACCGGGCCGAAGTCGAGGCGGCTCAGGCCCAGGCCGCCCAGGCCGGGCCGCTGGCGCAGGCGAAGGCGCAGCAGGAGGTCATCGACGCGCGCACCGAGCTGGCCCAGCGCGAAGCCGAGCTGCGGCAGCAGCAGCTGGTCGCCGAGGTCATCAAGCCCGCCGACGCGGAGGCCGAGCGGATCCGCATCCTGGCGATCGCCGAGGCGGAGAAGATGCGCGTGCAGGCGGAGGCGGCGGCGTCGAACAACCGCGTCGCGCTCGACCGGATGCTCATCGACCAGCTGCCGCAGATCGTCAAGGAAGCCGGGCGCGGGCTGTCCGGGGCGAACGTCAACATCCTCAACGGCGCCGACGGCCTCGGCGAGATGGCCGCGGGGCTCGTGGGCCAGGGACTGTCCATCTTGGACTCGGTGAAGCGCGGCCTGAGCACGCCGCCGGCTCCTGCCGGGGCGCCGGAGGACAACGGGCACGCTCCGACGCCGGCGAGGGGTGAGCTCACCCAGTCCTGA
- a CDS encoding YlxR family protein, protein MRTCVGCKRRALIGELLRVVAVAGRVVVDERRRLPGRGAWLHPDPDCLAKAERRRAFPRALRAPGALDAREVREHVGRTTPHHDPGTSPGSRGIKEAGRPVMSQP, encoded by the coding sequence GTGCGGACTTGTGTCGGCTGCAAGCGGCGGGCATTGATCGGTGAGCTGCTGCGCGTGGTCGCGGTGGCCGGGCGGGTGGTCGTCGACGAACGTCGGCGGCTGCCGGGCCGGGGAGCTTGGCTGCACCCCGACCCGGACTGCCTGGCCAAGGCCGAACGGCGGCGAGCCTTCCCGAGAGCCTTGCGGGCTCCCGGGGCGCTCGACGCCCGCGAGGTCCGCGAGCACGTCGGGCGCACCACTCCGCACCACGACCCCGGGACGTCCCCGGGGTCGCGAGGAATCAAGGAAGCAGGTCGACCCGTCATGAGTCAGCCGTGA
- a CDS encoding alpha/beta hydrolase, translating into MLSRRGLLAGSALALLAGCSSPPSGPPPGPPAVPEPTRPSALRDPVTVQRMHSAARGTDVDLVLITPEGVPASGLPVCLALHGRGAQARTFLSLGVPQLLTAAVRAGTPPFAVAAVDGDHYWVNVGSDDDPQRMLTDEVPGWLAGRDLRPASAVFGISMGGFGALRFARAHPDLKAVATASAALFVSWPDARSRKVFADEAGWRASEPLLHTADLRPEAVGVWCGESDPFLGADRKLVKAVNPAVSRFSPGKHDDEYWRGVLPDVLKFVGERLA; encoded by the coding sequence GTGCTCTCCCGCCGTGGCCTGCTCGCCGGCAGCGCACTCGCGCTGCTGGCGGGCTGCTCGTCCCCACCGTCCGGGCCACCACCCGGCCCGCCCGCGGTGCCGGAGCCGACCCGCCCGTCGGCGTTGCGCGACCCGGTGACGGTGCAGCGCATGCACTCGGCGGCCCGCGGCACCGACGTCGACCTGGTCCTGATCACGCCCGAAGGCGTCCCGGCTTCGGGGCTGCCGGTGTGCCTGGCCCTGCACGGCCGAGGTGCCCAGGCGCGGACGTTCCTTTCGCTGGGCGTCCCGCAGCTGCTGACGGCGGCGGTCCGCGCCGGAACACCACCGTTCGCGGTCGCCGCGGTCGACGGTGACCACTACTGGGTGAACGTCGGTTCGGACGACGACCCGCAGCGCATGCTCACCGACGAGGTCCCCGGCTGGCTGGCGGGACGCGACCTGCGCCCGGCGTCGGCGGTGTTCGGCATTTCGATGGGCGGCTTCGGCGCGTTGCGGTTCGCCCGCGCCCACCCGGACCTGAAGGCGGTGGCCACGGCGAGCGCGGCGCTGTTCGTCAGCTGGCCGGACGCCCGCAGCCGCAAGGTGTTCGCGGACGAGGCCGGCTGGCGGGCTTCCGAACCCCTGCTGCACACGGCCGACCTGCGCCCGGAGGCCGTCGGCGTGTGGTGCGGCGAGTCGGACCCGTTCCTGGGCGCGGACCGCAAGCTGGTGAAAGCCGTGAACCCGGCGGTGTCCCGGTTCTCGCCGGGCAAGCACGACGACGAGTACTGGCGCGGCGTGCTGCCGGACGTCCTGAAGTTCGTGGGGGAGCGCCTGGCGTGA
- the rbfA gene encoding 30S ribosome-binding factor RbfA, translating into MADPARARKLAKRISQIVASAIEHEVKDPRLDYVTITDTKVTGDLHDATVFYTVLGEKLDVPPDFAGAAAALESARGVLRTKVGQGTGVRYTPTLTFVADTIPEESKRIEDLLAKAREADAEVARRSAGAQHAGDADPYKAPREDTEDSEDAETDEFAEEESRG; encoded by the coding sequence ATGGCCGATCCTGCTCGAGCTCGCAAGCTCGCCAAGCGGATCTCGCAGATCGTCGCGTCGGCGATCGAGCACGAGGTCAAGGACCCGCGGCTGGACTACGTGACCATCACGGACACGAAGGTCACGGGCGACCTGCACGACGCGACGGTGTTCTACACGGTGCTCGGCGAGAAGCTGGACGTCCCCCCGGACTTCGCCGGTGCCGCCGCAGCGCTCGAATCGGCGCGCGGCGTGCTGCGCACGAAGGTCGGGCAGGGCACCGGAGTCCGCTACACCCCGACGTTGACCTTCGTCGCCGACACGATTCCCGAGGAGTCGAAGCGGATCGAAGATCTCCTCGCGAAGGCCCGCGAGGCCGACGCGGAGGTCGCGCGCCGCTCGGCCGGTGCCCAGCACGCGGGCGACGCCGACCCGTACAAGGCTCCTCGCGAGGACACCGAAGACTCCGAAGACGCCGAGACCGACGAGTTCGCGGAGGAGGAGAGCCGGGGCTGA
- a CDS encoding MATE family efflux transporter: protein MNVDETERVPAKRVLGLAVPALGVLAAEPLYVLVDTAVVGHLDALSLAGLALGGVVLAQVSSQLTFLSYGTTSRTARLHGAGRRADAVREGVQATWLALLVGLFVLVAGQLLAWPIARVLSGSDEIASAAVSWLRIALFGAPLILVTMAGNGWMRGVQDAAKPLRYVLAGNGISAVLCPALVYWAGLGLEGSAIANVVAQVISASLFFAALVREKVGLRPDFKVMRAQLGLGRDLVLRSMAFQACFVSAAAVAARTSTEAVGAHQVVLQLWTFLALVLDSVAIAAQSLVGAALGAGSARQARGVASQITGYGLLLGCFLCVLFAALSWVLPHAFTSDPGVLAEIPHAWWFFVALQPIAGVVFALDGVLLGAGDAAFLRNATLGSAALGFLPLIWASLGLGWGLTGIWTGLSLFMVLRLAAVLARWRSGNWAVTGAIRPA, encoded by the coding sequence GTGAACGTGGACGAGACCGAGCGGGTACCGGCGAAGCGCGTGCTGGGCCTGGCCGTGCCCGCGCTGGGGGTGCTGGCCGCCGAGCCGCTGTACGTGCTGGTCGACACCGCCGTCGTCGGTCACCTCGACGCGTTGTCGCTGGCCGGGCTCGCGCTCGGCGGGGTCGTGCTGGCGCAGGTGTCGAGCCAGCTGACGTTCCTGTCGTACGGCACGACGTCCCGCACCGCCCGGCTGCACGGCGCCGGCCGCCGGGCCGACGCCGTCCGCGAAGGCGTGCAGGCGACGTGGCTGGCGCTGCTCGTCGGGCTCTTCGTGCTGGTCGCCGGGCAGCTGCTGGCCTGGCCGATCGCGCGGGTGCTCTCGGGCAGTGACGAGATCGCTTCCGCCGCCGTGTCGTGGCTGCGGATCGCGTTGTTCGGGGCGCCGCTGATCCTCGTCACCATGGCCGGCAACGGCTGGATGCGCGGCGTGCAGGACGCCGCGAAACCCCTGCGGTACGTACTGGCGGGCAACGGGATCTCGGCCGTGCTGTGCCCGGCCCTCGTCTACTGGGCGGGGCTCGGCCTGGAGGGCTCGGCGATCGCCAACGTCGTCGCGCAGGTGATCTCGGCGTCGCTGTTCTTCGCCGCGCTGGTGCGCGAAAAGGTGGGGCTGCGGCCGGACTTCAAGGTGATGCGCGCCCAGCTCGGCCTCGGCCGGGACCTGGTGCTGCGCAGCATGGCGTTCCAGGCTTGCTTCGTCTCGGCGGCGGCCGTCGCGGCCCGGACGTCGACCGAGGCGGTCGGCGCCCACCAGGTGGTGCTGCAGCTGTGGACGTTCCTCGCGCTCGTGCTGGACTCGGTGGCGATCGCCGCGCAGTCGCTGGTCGGGGCCGCGCTCGGCGCGGGCTCGGCCCGGCAGGCGCGCGGGGTCGCGTCGCAGATCACCGGGTACGGGCTGCTGCTCGGCTGCTTCCTGTGCGTGCTGTTCGCGGCGCTGTCGTGGGTGCTGCCGCACGCGTTCACGTCCGACCCGGGCGTGCTGGCGGAGATCCCGCACGCGTGGTGGTTCTTCGTGGCGCTCCAGCCGATCGCCGGAGTGGTCTTCGCCCTGGACGGCGTCCTCCTGGGCGCGGGCGACGCGGCCTTCCTCCGCAACGCGACGCTCGGCAGCGCGGCCCTCGGCTTCCTGCCCCTGATCTGGGCATCCCTGGGCTTGGGCTGGGGCCTCACGGGCATCTGGACCGGCCTCTCGTTGTTCATGGTCCTCCGCCTGGCGGCGGTCCTGGCCCGCTGGCGCTCCGGCAACTGGGCGGTAACCGGCGCCATCCGCCCCGCCTGA
- a CDS encoding DUF503 domain-containing protein has protein sequence MFVGALELDILLGEVHSLKQKRSVVRPVLAEVRKRFAVSVAEAGHTDLHRRTLIGVAVVAEGGEHVRDVLDSCERYVASRPEFELLSARRRLLGPDD, from the coding sequence ATGTTCGTCGGAGCTCTCGAGCTCGACATCCTGCTCGGCGAAGTCCATTCGCTGAAGCAGAAGCGATCCGTGGTCCGTCCGGTGCTGGCCGAGGTGCGCAAGCGCTTCGCCGTGTCGGTGGCCGAAGCCGGACACACCGACCTGCACCGCCGGACCCTCATCGGGGTGGCCGTGGTCGCCGAAGGTGGCGAGCACGTCCGTGACGTGCTCGACTCGTGTGAGCGGTACGTGGCGAGCAGACCGGAGTTCGAACTGCTTTCCGCGCGCCGCCGGCTGCTCGGTCCGGACGATTAG
- a CDS encoding TRM11 family SAM-dependent methyltransferase gives MPEYAMLVYPSANRVYAASAPALLRAELAVFGAGLAAELSAIDEVELGGVGYVRLTSSAPLGERDLALLSNLSSLYALFELGDDVLRPVRVTPLAKADSDLLTIQKYAGKTNELFTKLLVNVTLMATADPFSDKPKYLLDPLCGRGTTLNQAMMYGLHATGLDVDAKDFEAYEAFIKTWLRNKRVKHTAEAGQLRRNKVRLGRRLDIEYALDKDAYKAGDTRKLTYFNADTLTTDEVLRANSFDVIVTDAPYGVQHGSHREAGLQRSPRDLLAAAVPVWTRVLRPGGALGISWNTTVLPREELVEVLRKAGLDVREGGPWDEFSHRVDQAILRDLVVAAKPAS, from the coding sequence ATGCCTGAGTACGCGATGCTGGTCTACCCCTCGGCCAACCGGGTCTACGCCGCCTCCGCCCCCGCGCTGCTGCGCGCCGAGCTGGCGGTGTTCGGCGCGGGCCTGGCGGCCGAGCTGTCCGCGATCGACGAGGTCGAACTCGGTGGCGTCGGCTACGTGCGCCTCACCAGTTCGGCACCGCTCGGCGAGCGCGACCTCGCGCTGTTGTCGAACCTCTCGTCGCTGTACGCGCTGTTCGAGCTGGGTGACGACGTCCTGCGCCCGGTGCGGGTGACGCCGCTGGCGAAGGCCGACTCGGACCTGCTGACCATCCAGAAGTACGCGGGCAAGACGAACGAGCTGTTCACCAAGCTGCTGGTGAACGTCACGCTGATGGCGACCGCGGACCCGTTCTCGGACAAGCCGAAGTACCTGCTCGACCCGCTGTGCGGCCGCGGCACCACGCTGAACCAGGCGATGATGTACGGCCTGCACGCGACCGGCCTGGACGTCGACGCCAAGGACTTCGAAGCCTACGAGGCGTTCATCAAGACGTGGCTGCGGAACAAGCGCGTGAAGCACACGGCCGAGGCGGGTCAGCTGCGGCGCAACAAGGTCCGGCTCGGGCGGCGGCTGGACATCGAGTACGCGCTGGACAAGGACGCGTACAAAGCGGGCGACACGCGCAAGCTCACCTACTTCAACGCCGACACGCTCACCACCGACGAAGTGCTGCGGGCGAACTCCTTCGACGTGATCGTGACCGACGCGCCGTACGGCGTGCAGCACGGCAGCCACCGCGAGGCCGGCTTGCAGCGCAGCCCGCGAGACCTGCTCGCGGCCGCCGTTCCCGTGTGGACCCGGGTGCTGCGGCCCGGCGGCGCGCTCGGCATCTCGTGGAACACGACGGTGCTGCCGCGCGAGGAACTGGTCGAGGTGCTGCGCAAGGCCGGGCTCGACGTCCGGGAGGGCGGGCCGTGGGACGAGTTCTCCCACCGGGTGGACCAGGCCATCCTGCGTGACCTGGTCGTCGCGGCCAAACCCGCTTCCTGA
- a CDS encoding DHH family phosphoesterase: MTPTLAQDIRDAAALLASATDVTVLGHVRPDADALGSALALGRALLQRGAKVRVSFGEPDEAPETLRWLDEDGLLTHPDDLPDTEALLVCVDTPTPKRLGRLAGRVELAGAVLVIDHHATNTFYGSCNVVDESAEASAILVFRVLEEMAVELDEPIARGIYAGIVTDTSGFRRASPETHRMAARLLEAGVDAEAVVRRIVDERPFAWLPMLSSVLREAQLEPEAAQGRGFVHAVVREEAARTVRAEEVESVVDVVRSVREAAVAAVLKQDLANPAQWQISLRSKGIDVSAVAAEFGGGGHRQAAGCTIAGSASEVVAGLRDALERAPLL, translated from the coding sequence GTGACCCCTACTTTGGCGCAGGACATCCGGGACGCGGCCGCGCTGCTCGCGTCGGCCACCGACGTGACGGTGCTCGGGCACGTCCGGCCGGACGCGGACGCCCTGGGCAGCGCGCTCGCCCTCGGCCGGGCGCTGCTCCAGCGCGGCGCGAAGGTGCGTGTCTCCTTCGGCGAGCCCGACGAGGCCCCGGAGACGCTGCGGTGGCTCGACGAGGACGGCCTGCTCACCCACCCGGACGACCTGCCCGACACCGAAGCGCTGCTGGTCTGCGTCGACACGCCGACGCCGAAGCGGCTCGGCCGGCTCGCCGGGCGCGTCGAGCTCGCCGGCGCGGTGCTGGTGATCGACCACCACGCGACCAACACGTTCTACGGCAGCTGCAACGTGGTCGACGAGAGCGCCGAGGCCAGCGCGATCCTCGTGTTCCGGGTCCTCGAGGAGATGGCCGTCGAGCTGGACGAGCCGATCGCGCGCGGGATCTACGCGGGGATCGTCACCGACACCAGCGGGTTCCGGCGGGCGAGCCCGGAGACCCACCGGATGGCGGCGCGGCTGCTGGAAGCGGGCGTCGACGCCGAAGCGGTGGTGCGGCGGATCGTCGACGAGCGGCCGTTCGCCTGGCTGCCCATGCTGTCGTCGGTGCTTCGCGAGGCTCAGCTGGAGCCGGAGGCGGCCCAGGGCCGGGGTTTCGTGCACGCAGTGGTCCGGGAGGAGGCGGCGCGGACGGTCCGCGCCGAAGAGGTCGAGTCGGTCGTCGACGTCGTCCGCTCGGTGCGCGAGGCGGCCGTCGCGGCGGTGCTCAAACAGGACCTGGCGAACCCGGCGCAGTGGCAGATTTCGTTGCGCTCCAAGGGAATCGACGTCTCGGCGGTGGCGGCGGAGTTCGGCGGCGGCGGGCACCGGCAGGCCGCGGGCTGCACGATCGCGGGCTCGGCTTCGGAGGTGGTCGCGGGTCTGCGCGACGCGCTGGAGCGGGCGCCGCTGCTCTGA
- the infB gene encoding translation initiation factor IF-2, producing MPGKARVHELAKELGITSKDVLAKLKEQGEFVKSASSTVEAPVARRLRDAYAPKGAKKPTPGPSARPGPPAAKPAAPKPPAPAQQAPAAQAAPAPAPSVQAAPAAPQQQAPAASKPATPGQRPGPRPGPRQQPAAPEPQEQVPAAKAEAPAAPKQDTPAAPAQGTGSVVPPKPQGPKPGGPKPGPRTPRVGNNPFGVGSGAPPRPQGPRPGGGQGGDNRPPRPGGGNQGAGDRPAPRPGGGAGGNRPSPGNMPPRPNPGMMPGRTQRPAGPGGGARGGPGGGARGGPGGGGGGRPGGAGGGGGFRGGPGGGGGGGGFRPGGGGGGGGGFRPGGGGPGGGGGAPAGGGGGFRGGGGGRGGPGGRGGTAGAFGRPGGPSRKGRKSKRQKRQEYMDNMQAPSVGGVRLPKGQGETIRLPRGASLTDFAEKIDANPASLVQVLFHLGEMVTATQSVSDDILELLGGEMNYHVQVVSPEEEDRELLGTFDITYGDDAGGEEDLQVRPPVVTIMGHVDHGKTRLLDTIRKTKVRESEAGGITQHIGAYQIETELEGNPRLITFIDTPGHEAFTAMRARGANSTDIAVIVVAADDGVMPQTVEAINHAQAAKAPIVVAINKIDKEGANPDKIRQQLTEYNLVAEEYGGDTMFVEISARQNINIDGLLEAILLTADAALDLRANPDMEAQGVAIEAHLDRGRGPVATVLVQRGTLRVGDSVVAGDAYGRVRRMVDEHNVDVTEALPSRPVQVIGFTSVPGAGDTFLVVDEDRVARQIAERRSARTRNALNASRRKRVSLEDLDSALKETNSLNLIIKGDNSGTVEALEASLLQLDVGDEVELNVVHRGVGGVTESDIDLATASDAIVLGFNVRAQGKATERATREGVDVRYYTVIYQAIDEIEQALKGMLKPEYEEVELGRAEVREVFKSSKIGTIAGCLVMSGEIRRNARARLLRDGTVVAENLPISSLRRFKDDVVEVREGYECGLTLGSYGDLKVGDLIETYEQREKPRA from the coding sequence GTGCCAGGCAAGGCCCGAGTACACGAGCTCGCTAAGGAGCTCGGCATTACCAGCAAGGACGTTCTCGCGAAGTTGAAGGAACAGGGCGAGTTCGTCAAGTCCGCGTCGTCCACGGTCGAGGCGCCCGTCGCCCGCCGTCTTCGCGACGCGTATGCGCCCAAGGGCGCCAAGAAGCCCACCCCCGGCCCGTCGGCGCGCCCCGGTCCGCCGGCCGCCAAGCCCGCCGCCCCGAAGCCCCCCGCGCCTGCCCAGCAGGCTCCGGCGGCCCAGGCGGCTCCCGCTCCGGCCCCGTCGGTCCAGGCGGCTCCGGCCGCACCCCAGCAGCAGGCGCCCGCGGCGTCGAAGCCGGCCACCCCGGGGCAGCGCCCCGGTCCCCGGCCCGGCCCGCGTCAGCAGCCCGCCGCGCCCGAACCCCAGGAGCAGGTCCCGGCCGCCAAAGCGGAGGCTCCGGCCGCTCCGAAGCAGGACACCCCGGCCGCGCCCGCGCAGGGCACCGGCTCGGTCGTCCCGCCGAAGCCGCAGGGCCCCAAGCCCGGCGGTCCCAAGCCCGGCCCGCGCACCCCGCGCGTCGGCAACAACCCGTTCGGCGTCGGTTCCGGCGCCCCGCCGCGCCCGCAGGGCCCGCGCCCCGGTGGCGGCCAGGGCGGCGACAACCGCCCGCCGCGTCCCGGCGGCGGCAACCAGGGTGCCGGTGACCGTCCGGCCCCGCGCCCCGGTGGCGGCGCCGGTGGCAACCGGCCGAGCCCGGGCAACATGCCCCCGCGGCCGAACCCCGGCATGATGCCGGGCCGCACGCAGCGCCCGGCCGGTCCCGGCGGCGGCGCCCGCGGTGGTCCCGGTGGCGGCGCCCGTGGCGGCCCCGGTGGTGGCGGCGGCGGTCGTCCCGGTGGCGCCGGTGGCGGCGGCGGTTTCCGCGGCGGTCCCGGTGGCGGTGGCGGCGGCGGTGGCTTCCGTCCCGGTGGTGGCGGCGGCGGTGGCGGTGGCTTCCGTCCCGGTGGCGGCGGTCCCGGTGGCGGCGGCGGTGCCCCGGCCGGTGGCGGCGGCGGTTTCCGTGGCGGCGGCGGTGGCCGTGGCGGCCCCGGTGGCCGTGGCGGTACCGCGGGTGCCTTCGGGCGTCCCGGTGGTCCCTCGCGCAAGGGCCGCAAGTCGAAGCGGCAGAAGCGCCAGGAGTACATGGACAACATGCAGGCGCCCAGCGTCGGCGGCGTCCGCCTGCCCAAGGGCCAGGGCGAGACGATCCGGCTGCCGCGGGGTGCTTCGCTGACCGACTTCGCCGAGAAGATCGACGCCAACCCGGCTTCGCTGGTGCAGGTGCTCTTCCACCTCGGCGAGATGGTCACCGCGACGCAGTCCGTGTCGGACGACATCCTCGAGCTGCTCGGCGGCGAAATGAACTACCACGTTCAGGTCGTCAGCCCCGAGGAGGAGGACCGCGAGCTGCTGGGTACCTTCGACATCACCTACGGCGACGACGCGGGTGGCGAAGAGGACCTGCAGGTCAGGCCGCCGGTCGTGACCATCATGGGTCACGTCGACCACGGTAAGACCCGCCTGCTCGACACGATCCGGAAGACGAAGGTCCGCGAGAGCGAGGCCGGCGGCATCACGCAGCACATCGGTGCGTACCAGATCGAGACCGAGCTCGAGGGCAACCCGCGCCTGATCACCTTCATCGACACCCCGGGTCACGAGGCGTTCACCGCCATGCGTGCCCGTGGTGCGAACTCGACCGACATCGCGGTGATCGTGGTGGCGGCCGACGACGGTGTGATGCCGCAGACGGTCGAGGCGATCAACCACGCGCAGGCCGCCAAGGCCCCGATCGTGGTCGCGATCAACAAGATCGACAAGGAAGGCGCGAACCCGGACAAGATCCGGCAGCAGCTGACCGAGTACAACCTCGTGGCCGAGGAGTACGGCGGCGACACGATGTTCGTCGAGATCTCCGCGCGGCAGAACATCAACATCGACGGCCTGCTCGAGGCGATCCTGCTGACCGCCGACGCCGCGCTGGACCTCCGGGCCAACCCGGACATGGAGGCCCAGGGTGTCGCGATCGAGGCGCACCTCGACCGCGGCCGCGGCCCGGTGGCCACCGTCCTGGTCCAGCGAGGCACGCTGCGTGTCGGTGACTCGGTCGTGGCGGGTGACGCCTACGGCCGCGTCCGCCGGATGGTCGACGAGCACAACGTCGACGTCACCGAGGCGCTGCCGTCGCGTCCCGTCCAGGTCATCGGGTTCACCTCGGTGCCGGGTGCGGGCGACACCTTCCTGGTGGTCGACGAGGACCGCGTCGCCCGGCAGATCGCCGAGCGCCGTTCCGCTCGTACGCGCAACGCGCTCAACGCGTCGCGCCGCAAGCGGGTCAGCCTCGAGGACCTCGACTCCGCCTTGAAGGAGACGAACAGCCTCAACCTGATCATCAAGGGTGACAACTCGGGTACGGTCGAGGCCCTCGAAGCCTCGCTGCTCCAGCTGGACGTCGGCGACGAGGTCGAGCTGAACGTGGTCCACCGCGGTGTCGGTGGCGTGACCGAGTCGGACATCGACCTGGCGACCGCGTCCGACGCGATCGTCCTCGGGTTCAACGTCCGCGCCCAGGGCAAGGCGACCGAGCGGGCCACCCGCGAGGGCGTCGACGTCCGGTACTACACGGTCATCTACCAGGCGATCGACGAGATCGAGCAGGCCCTCAAGGGCATGCTCAAGCCGGAGTACGAAGAGGTCGAGCTGGGCCGCGCGGAGGTTCGCGAGGTCTTCAAGTCCTCCAAGATCGGCACGATCGCGGGTTGCCTGGTCATGTCCGGCGAGATCCGGCGCAACGCCCGGGCCCGTCTCCTCCGCGACGGCACCGTCGTCGCGGAGAACCTGCCGATCAGCTCGCTGCGGCGGTTCAAGGACGACGTGGTCGAGGTTCGCGAAGGCTACGAGTGCGGTCTGACGCTCGGTTCGTACGGCGACCTGAAGGTCGGCGACCTGATCGAGACGTACGAGCAGCGCGAGAAGCCGCGAGCGTAA
- a CDS encoding TetR/AcrR family transcriptional regulator, which translates to MTVEQRPLRADARRNREALVAAAREVFGAKGVDAPLDEIARRAEVAIGTLYNRFPTRADLVEAAFLPTLEEAQALSEEALACEDPWEGFVLFLERSILMQVADRGFTQVCARAFDPASGLEKAKHANASRMRRIIERAQEAGVLRADFQLADLAVVFAGASAAQDWRRGLALVLDGLRSRI; encoded by the coding sequence GTGACCGTCGAGCAACGTCCCCTGCGCGCGGACGCCCGGCGGAACCGGGAGGCCCTGGTCGCGGCGGCACGGGAAGTCTTCGGCGCCAAGGGCGTCGACGCCCCGCTCGACGAGATCGCGCGGCGCGCCGAGGTCGCGATCGGCACCCTCTACAACCGGTTCCCGACGCGGGCGGACCTCGTCGAAGCCGCGTTCCTGCCGACGCTGGAAGAAGCACAGGCGCTCAGCGAAGAGGCCCTTGCGTGCGAGGACCCTTGGGAGGGTTTCGTCCTGTTCCTCGAGCGGTCGATCCTGATGCAGGTGGCCGACCGCGGGTTCACCCAGGTGTGCGCGCGGGCGTTCGATCCGGCGTCGGGGCTGGAGAAAGCCAAGCACGCCAACGCTTCCCGGATGCGACGGATCATCGAGCGGGCGCAGGAGGCCGGGGTCCTGCGCGCGGACTTCCAGCTCGCCGACCTGGCCGTGGTGTTCGCCGGGGCTTCCGCGGCGCAGGACTGGCGGCGTGGCCTCGCCCTGGTGCTCGACGGGCTACGCTCGCGGATATGA